A window of the Thermococcus alcaliphilus genome harbors these coding sequences:
- a CDS encoding DUF2202 domain-containing protein — protein sequence MWKKILGFGFLVLALFGLVLGGVAAYRGVPGTNPEAPQVYQEDYTSYYAPLSDEEASGLIYMVEEEKLARDVYLTLHNETGLTVFEMIAESEQSHMDAVLSLIDKYNLTAPGTLDQVGVFENPELQALYDQLIEQGSQSTVDALKVGALIEETDIKDLEEWIAKTDNEDIARVYSNLMAGSENHLRAFVRNLEAEGVEYTAQVLPQEQVDEIMAGETGHSGHGKMMAGENHSHMKGKEGDRMAKEQRGKMGGRIKGNGDEKGTHEHGKSGNGEGNKSMRGYGSGDCLIQAEGA from the coding sequence ATGTGGAAGAAGATATTGGGATTTGGGTTCCTTGTGCTAGCCCTGTTCGGACTGGTGCTTGGAGGTGTGGCTGCATATAGAGGGGTGCCAGGGACCAACCCGGAGGCACCGCAGGTATACCAGGAGGATTACACGAGCTACTACGCACCACTGAGCGACGAAGAGGCCAGCGGGTTAATCTATATGGTCGAGGAGGAGAAGCTCGCGAGGGACGTCTACCTAACGCTCCACAACGAGACGGGATTGACGGTCTTTGAGATGATAGCCGAGAGCGAGCAGAGCCACATGGACGCCGTGCTGTCGCTGATCGATAAGTACAACCTAACCGCACCGGGCACGCTTGACCAGGTCGGCGTCTTTGAGAACCCAGAGCTCCAGGCTCTCTACGACCAGCTGATAGAGCAGGGAAGCCAGAGCACCGTTGATGCACTCAAAGTCGGGGCGCTCATAGAGGAAACCGACATCAAGGACCTTGAGGAGTGGATCGCCAAGACCGACAACGAGGACATAGCAAGGGTTTACAGCAACCTCATGGCCGGAAGCGAGAACCACCTAAGGGCTTTCGTGAGGAACCTGGAGGCAGAGGGGGTTGAGTACACCGCTCAGGTGCTTCCCCAGGAGCAGGTTGACGAAATAATGGCTGGAGAAACTGGCCACAGCGGACACGGTAAGATGATGGCGGGAGAAAATCACAGCCACATGAAGGGTAAGGAAGGTGACAGGATGGCAAAGGAACAGAGAGGGAAAATGGGCGGAAGGATAAAGGGCAACGGAGACGAGAAAGGCACCCACGAACATGGAAAAAGCGGCAACGGTGAAGGGAACAAGTCCATGAGGGGCTACGGCAGCGGGGACTGCCTAATACAGGCTGAGGGAGCCTGA
- a CDS encoding DUF4405 domain-containing protein, whose amino-acid sequence MRVPRWFKPTLDLLLLFDFIIEALSGIALYLAPSGRIAREELWTFLGLGKEAWEGLHIYFGFAMVALVALHLFVNFSPMVCMLRNIVTNRKERKVNWRNISALIALSVLFVGGGIIYALMRG is encoded by the coding sequence ATGAGAGTCCCGAGATGGTTTAAACCAACCCTCGACCTGCTCCTGCTCTTTGATTTTATCATCGAAGCCCTTTCGGGGATAGCCCTCTACCTCGCGCCAAGCGGGAGAATTGCGAGGGAGGAGCTCTGGACTTTCCTCGGCCTCGGCAAAGAGGCATGGGAAGGGCTCCACATATACTTCGGCTTCGCCATGGTCGCGCTGGTGGCGCTCCACCTCTTCGTCAACTTCAGCCCGATGGTGTGCATGCTGAGAAACATCGTCACCAACAGAAAGGAGCGGAAGGTAAACTGGAGGAACATATCTGCCCTAATAGCTCTTTCGGTGCTCTTCGTTGGTGGGGGAATAATCTACGCCCTAATGAGGGGATGA
- a CDS encoding ArsR/SmtB family transcription factor, whose translation MVRSVDELVALGEALGNPVRVRILKLLCQKEWYVYELAKELGISRQLLYLHLKKLEKADLVESELRLEPDDPRAKKYYRAKQFRVVIDNETIKSLEE comes from the coding sequence ATGGTGCGGAGCGTTGACGAACTTGTGGCCCTCGGAGAGGCCCTCGGCAATCCCGTGAGGGTTAGAATACTTAAACTCCTCTGCCAGAAGGAGTGGTACGTCTATGAGCTGGCCAAGGAGCTGGGCATCTCAAGGCAGCTCCTCTATCTCCACCTCAAGAAGCTCGAAAAGGCCGACCTCGTCGAGAGCGAGCTACGCCTTGAGCCCGACGACCCGAGGGCCAAGAAGTACTACCGCGCAAAGCAGTTTAGAGTGGTTATAGACAACGAAACGATAAAGAGCCTGGAGGAATGA